Proteins co-encoded in one Oreochromis aureus strain Israel breed Guangdong linkage group 3, ZZ_aureus, whole genome shotgun sequence genomic window:
- the LOC120434698 gene encoding V-set domain-containing T-cell activation inhibitor 1-like, whose translation MKMLLLLLLIMNVSQHALAPVVEVYEGETSVLLPCEYSGFIPEDNPTVLWTRSDLNPKSVHLRREETDDLKGQNQRYRGRTSMRPDALDTLDFSLTLRNPQMTDSGNYTCSIGNEREEQKLTDIQLHVKDQQVEVKVTEGSESVILPCKTIPDLPEDTTVEWMRFDREITMVHGYSNGSDQLKNQDDLYCGRTKMNKDLLRTGDLSLTLKYPTERDSGGYICTVYRDKDILRQKIVLQVKDGDNSTYTCTAYSREGNMLMKKEVLLTVRANLDVISDSVP comes from the exons ATGAAgatgttgctgctgttgctacTCATCATGAACG tttcccagcatgccctgGCTCCGGTGGTGGAGGTGTATGAGGGGGAAACATCTGTCCTGTTGCCTTGCGAGTACTCAGGTTTTATACCTGAGGACAATCCCACAGTGCTGTGGACTCGCAGTGATCTCAACCCCAAATCTGTCCACCTACGACGAGAGGAAACAGATGATCTGAAAGGACAAAACCAGCGTTACAGAGGGCGCACATCAATGAGGCCTGATGCTCTGGACACTTTAgacttcagcctcactctgagaAACCCCCAAATGACTGATAGCGGCAACTACACCTGCTCCATCGGAAATGAAAGAGAGGAACAGAAACTGACTGACATACAGCTGCATGTCAAAG ACCAACAGGTGGAGGTGAAGGTCACTGAAGGATCAGAGTCTGTCATCCTGCCATGCAAAACAATACCTGACCTGCCTGAGGACACCACAGTGGAGTGGATGAGATTTGACCGAGAAATCACGATGGTCCATGGGTATTCAAATGGAAGTGACCAACTTAAGAACCAAGACGACCTTTACTGTGGTCGAACAAAGATGAACAAAGACCTGCTgagaactggagacctcagtctgaccctgaaataccccacagagagagacagtggaggatacaTCTGCACTGTCTACAGGGACAAAGACATCCTGAGACAGAAAATagtgctgcaggtcaaag atggagacaactcCACCTACACCTGTACCgcctacagcagggagggaaacatgcTGATGAAGAAAGAAGTGCTGCTCactgtcagag CAAATCTGGACGTGATCTCAGATTCTGTCCCATGA